The Peribacillus simplex genome contains a region encoding:
- a CDS encoding chemotaxis protein, translating to MEANKGILLESGTNELEIVEFGLGKNKFGINVIKVKEIINPVRITLVPHSHPNVEGIIELRGEVLPVVNVADALGFPPSETPEQDKYIVAEFNQQKVVFHVHTVIQIHRISWSQIEKPSDMYQGLESQIIGVIKLNSEMLLLLDFEKIVVEINPESGINIQQVKKLGTRQNSDKRILIAEDSPLLRKLLFDTLSEAGFKYLEFYENGLDAFNYLENLIESGKVVEDEVQLVITDIEMPQMDGHHLTRRIKENGELAGLPVIIFSSLNTDSLRHKGHVVGADAQISKPEIAELIKLIDRLIGIMNVKTGR from the coding sequence TTGGAAGCAAATAAAGGAATATTACTGGAGAGTGGCACGAATGAGCTTGAGATAGTTGAATTCGGTCTCGGAAAGAATAAATTCGGCATTAACGTAATCAAGGTGAAGGAAATCATTAATCCTGTCCGCATCACGCTTGTCCCTCATTCCCATCCAAATGTGGAGGGGATCATCGAGCTTCGCGGAGAAGTCCTGCCAGTTGTGAATGTCGCGGATGCTTTAGGGTTTCCGCCATCTGAAACTCCTGAGCAGGATAAATACATAGTGGCTGAATTCAATCAGCAAAAAGTGGTTTTCCATGTCCATACCGTAATACAGATTCACCGTATTTCCTGGTCCCAAATCGAAAAGCCTTCGGATATGTATCAAGGCCTTGAAAGTCAGATTATCGGAGTAATAAAATTAAATAGTGAAATGTTACTGTTACTCGATTTTGAAAAGATAGTGGTCGAAATCAATCCAGAATCAGGAATAAACATCCAACAGGTTAAAAAGCTTGGTACCCGGCAAAATTCAGACAAGAGGATCCTGATTGCAGAAGATTCTCCATTACTGAGAAAGCTGCTGTTTGATACATTGTCAGAAGCTGGATTCAAGTACTTGGAGTTTTATGAAAATGGACTTGATGCATTTAATTATCTGGAGAATTTAATCGAATCGGGAAAAGTGGTTGAAGATGAAGTGCAACTGGTGATTACCGATATTGAGATGCCTCAGATGGATGGACATCATTTGACTAGAAGAATAAAGGAAAACGGGGAACTCGCTGGATTGCCGGTGATTATTTTCTCTTCTTTGAATACTGACAGCCTGCGTCATAAAGGGCATGTCGTAGGGGCCGACGCACAAATCAGCAAGCCTGAAATTGCAGAGCTTATAAAGTTGATAGACAGATTGATTGGTATTATGAATGTGAAAACGGGCCGATGA
- a CDS encoding YkyB family protein — translation MNQTKGHSERDEFSINSLAQAVFIVNKHAKTALEPKNLYNLKRLALSKLMQEGKAKKIGLHFSDNPRFAAQQSDVIVECGSYVFHLPPTKEDLKKLPHLGSRAASIRNPKAALSLSKAKQILQSYVGQAGEKQPNTNNTEKRAHGRGSVKQPFHNPFPSSFLGKGSKY, via the coding sequence ATGAACCAAACGAAAGGACATTCTGAAAGGGATGAGTTTTCGATAAACTCCCTTGCCCAAGCCGTGTTTATTGTCAATAAACATGCAAAGACTGCATTGGAGCCAAAGAATTTATATAATTTAAAACGGCTCGCATTAAGCAAGCTTATGCAAGAAGGAAAAGCGAAGAAGATTGGACTTCATTTCTCTGATAACCCTCGCTTTGCAGCACAACAATCCGACGTCATTGTCGAATGCGGATCATATGTTTTTCATTTACCTCCCACTAAGGAAGATTTGAAAAAACTACCCCACCTCGGCAGCCGGGCAGCCTCCATACGGAACCCTAAAGCCGCGTTGTCATTATCCAAGGCAAAACAGATCCTGCAATCTTACGTTGGACAAGCAGGAGAAAAACAACCGAACACAAACAACACCGAGAAAAGGGCTCACGGGCGCGGGTCGGTCAAGCAACCTTTTCACAATCCTTTCCCATCCTCCTTTTTAGGAAAAGGTTCCAAGTATTAA
- a CDS encoding DUF3993 domain-containing protein: MKKYLVACLASILLFLSGGFTASAEGLHRDEVLSLVKDAMENQGSISEEVRTKEAIEGKLDKHFTGDFIKKFVQANVVKVDGGYTAFGSDFAPYYIPFFSYDKNTEIIYGKNGDVIYVQEELGDTGDGPVSMEKHVESVTLKKENDVWKVTDVKYESDKMK, encoded by the coding sequence ATGAAGAAATATCTAGTTGCATGTCTTGCCAGTATCCTTTTATTTTTAAGTGGAGGGTTCACTGCTTCAGCGGAGGGTTTACATAGAGATGAAGTGCTATCTTTAGTGAAGGATGCCATGGAGAACCAGGGTTCGATCAGTGAGGAAGTACGTACTAAGGAAGCGATTGAAGGGAAGTTGGATAAACATTTCACGGGTGATTTCATCAAGAAGTTTGTCCAAGCGAATGTAGTGAAAGTCGATGGCGGTTATACCGCTTTTGGATCGGATTTCGCTCCGTATTATATCCCTTTTTTCAGTTACGACAAAAATACGGAAATTATATATGGGAAAAACGGTGATGTCATTTATGTTCAGGAGGAACTCGGGGACACTGGGGACGGACCGGTATCGATGGAAAAACATGTTGAATCAGTTACTTTGAAAAAGGAAAATGACGTTTGGAAGGTAACGGATGTAAAGTATGAAAGTGATAAAATGAAATAA
- a CDS encoding fluoride efflux transporter FluC yields the protein MDRFKSIFAVGFGGAAGAILRYCVILTAGHSFFPFGTLLINIVGSFLLGMINGYFASKKKSVVFLALGSGFCGGFTTMSTFSQEVVNLLQASLALAGLYIGATLFFGLVAGFFGLGLFDRRRGESL from the coding sequence ATGGATCGGTTTAAAAGCATTTTTGCAGTCGGTTTTGGAGGAGCGGCTGGAGCGATATTGCGATATTGCGTAATCTTGACTGCTGGCCATTCCTTCTTCCCGTTTGGAACCCTCTTAATAAATATAGTAGGCAGCTTTTTACTTGGAATGATCAATGGCTATTTCGCCTCGAAAAAGAAATCGGTTGTTTTTTTAGCGCTGGGCAGCGGGTTTTGCGGCGGTTTCACCACGATGTCCACATTTTCCCAAGAAGTGGTGAATCTACTGCAGGCTTCTCTGGCATTGGCGGGACTGTATATTGGTGCCACGCTTTTTTTTGGTTTGGTTGCTGGTTTCTTCGGACTGGGCCTTTTTGATAGACGGAGAGGTGAGTCCCTTTGA
- a CDS encoding MBL fold metallo-hydrolase: MQNISELGYRISLIDGFDLDRRNRTGTYVIADEDITLVETSASPSIPHLMKGLEHLGIALEDITYIILTHIHLDHAGGAGLFLQHCPNAKVIVHPKGARHLEDPTRLIAGAKAVYGEEFNKLFDPILPIPFERMQIKHDRESLQTSDNSKLTFYDTPGHANHHLSIFDSVSKGMFSGDTVGIYYRELDEEGLEFYLPSTSPNQFNPEAMLAAADLYESIGVERIYFGHYGVSENPNEVFKQLHYWLPKFVATAKSAYREYKSFEERVAATSKNIFTEVAFHLGEKGITTDHPVFEIIAMDLNVCSMGLIDYLVKQEKGK; the protein is encoded by the coding sequence TTGCAAAACATTAGTGAACTTGGTTATCGCATTTCATTGATTGATGGTTTTGATTTGGATAGAAGAAATCGTACAGGTACATATGTAATTGCCGATGAAGACATCACATTAGTCGAAACTTCCGCCAGCCCTTCCATCCCCCACTTAATGAAGGGGCTCGAACATTTGGGAATCGCCCTCGAAGATATTACATACATCATTCTTACCCATATTCATTTGGACCATGCAGGTGGAGCTGGACTTTTTTTACAGCATTGCCCGAACGCCAAAGTGATCGTCCATCCAAAAGGTGCACGTCATCTAGAAGATCCAACACGTTTGATTGCTGGGGCCAAAGCAGTCTATGGTGAAGAATTCAACAAGCTTTTCGATCCGATTTTACCTATTCCGTTTGAAAGAATGCAGATTAAACATGATCGGGAATCCCTGCAAACAAGTGATAATTCAAAGTTGACCTTTTATGACACTCCCGGACACGCAAACCATCATTTAAGCATATTCGATTCGGTATCAAAAGGGATGTTTTCAGGTGACACCGTAGGCATCTATTATCGTGAACTCGATGAAGAAGGTCTGGAATTTTACTTACCTTCCACATCGCCAAACCAATTTAACCCCGAAGCGATGCTTGCAGCAGCGGATTTGTATGAGAGCATCGGCGTCGAACGTATATATTTTGGCCATTATGGGGTTTCCGAAAACCCTAACGAGGTATTTAAACAACTTCATTACTGGCTGCCTAAATTTGTTGCGACTGCCAAATCGGCATACAGGGAATATAAAAGCTTTGAGGAACGAGTGGCAGCGACCAGTAAAAATATTTTCACGGAAGTCGCCTTTCATTTAGGCGAAAAAGGAATCACCACAGATCATCCTGTTTTTGAAATCATCGCCATGGACCTGAACGTTTGTTCCATGGGATTGATTGACTATCTGGTAAAACAGGAAAAAGGGAAGTAG
- a CDS encoding SLC13 family permease — protein MTEPMFITLIILLCAIALFIQGKFRADLIALSALSILGLLGILTLDELVAGFANQVVIMLAGLFIVGAGLLNTGIVEKAGNKLLGLCGGSEWKSLLIVMLTAGILSAFLSGTGIVSILLPLVMSMALKQKTSPTRYLLPLAYASSIGGLLTLTGSPSNMIVADVLRQNGIGTLEFFDFTPVGLIAFAAGLFFMLTLGRLLLPEKTIAANNSVKGLSAGELAGMYKVYDRLHYLHIPATSDIVGERLSDLQLPIQYELTLIEIQRKPKDKQLPLLQRQLTISARADEVLHPEDIILVFGEEEAVERLALNYELEFKHFNTEQIKKHFLSSRFGLTEILIVPNSDYENQTLIDVHFREKYQCNVLAINRNGEYIQADVGTERLKPGDAILIHGEWENIERISSDLQDVIVIGSTSEDGSPVNSKGKAWIALGITALMIILLSMESVPAVLSVLTAALLMVITGCVRSMEDAYQKINWEPVLLIAAMFGITAALDNTGGVRMISDWLAVLFSNIGAHGILAVFYLLTLILSQFIPYGAAAVIMAPIALTSAVNQGIDPLPVFICLAVAGSLALSTPRVATTNALVMTAGDYKHKDFIMIGISIQIFIGVIMVITIPWFFPF, from the coding sequence ATGACCGAACCAATGTTTATTACACTGATTATACTTCTATGCGCGATTGCGCTTTTTATACAAGGGAAATTTCGAGCAGATTTAATTGCACTTAGTGCACTATCCATTCTGGGTTTACTGGGGATTCTTACATTGGATGAGCTAGTGGCCGGTTTTGCGAATCAAGTGGTCATCATGCTGGCTGGGCTATTCATAGTCGGTGCCGGCCTGCTAAATACAGGAATCGTGGAAAAGGCAGGAAATAAGTTGTTGGGTTTATGTGGGGGCAGTGAATGGAAATCGCTGCTTATCGTCATGCTGACAGCAGGAATATTAAGTGCCTTTTTAAGCGGAACAGGGATTGTTTCCATACTGCTTCCGCTCGTTATGAGCATGGCCTTGAAACAAAAAACAAGTCCGACAAGGTATTTATTGCCACTTGCCTATGCAAGCAGTATTGGAGGGCTATTAACACTGACAGGTTCTCCCTCAAATATGATCGTTGCTGATGTATTACGACAAAACGGAATAGGGACATTAGAGTTTTTTGACTTTACACCCGTGGGATTGATCGCCTTTGCAGCAGGGTTATTCTTCATGTTGACACTCGGACGCCTGTTGCTTCCCGAGAAGACGATTGCCGCGAACAATAGTGTCAAGGGACTGTCGGCAGGGGAGCTTGCAGGCATGTACAAAGTATATGACAGATTGCATTATCTGCATATACCCGCAACTTCCGATATTGTTGGAGAAAGGCTGTCTGACCTCCAGCTTCCTATTCAGTATGAATTGACTTTGATTGAAATACAGCGGAAGCCAAAGGATAAGCAATTACCGCTGTTGCAAAGACAGCTGACGATTTCAGCAAGGGCGGATGAGGTTCTTCATCCTGAAGATATCATTTTGGTGTTTGGAGAAGAAGAAGCAGTTGAGAGATTGGCACTTAACTATGAACTGGAGTTTAAACATTTCAATACCGAACAAATAAAGAAACATTTTCTCAGCAGTAGATTTGGATTGACAGAAATATTGATCGTCCCGAACTCGGATTATGAAAATCAAACCTTGATAGATGTGCATTTTCGTGAGAAATACCAATGTAATGTGCTTGCAATCAATCGGAATGGCGAATATATTCAAGCAGATGTCGGAACGGAACGCCTTAAACCGGGGGATGCAATCCTGATACATGGAGAATGGGAGAACATTGAGAGGATTTCCTCGGATTTACAGGATGTCATCGTTATTGGAAGTACCTCGGAAGATGGCTCTCCGGTCAACTCCAAGGGCAAAGCATGGATTGCCTTGGGAATCACTGCATTGATGATCATTCTATTATCGATGGAGTCCGTCCCTGCCGTACTATCGGTATTGACGGCCGCATTGTTGATGGTGATCACTGGCTGTGTCCGTTCGATGGAGGATGCTTACCAAAAGATTAACTGGGAACCTGTTCTTTTGATTGCCGCCATGTTCGGAATAACGGCTGCATTGGATAATACGGGCGGAGTGAGGATGATAAGTGATTGGCTGGCGGTTTTATTCAGTAATATCGGGGCACACGGCATATTAGCGGTCTTTTACCTCCTGACACTGATCCTGAGCCAATTCATCCCGTATGGAGCCGCGGCGGTAATCATGGCCCCCATTGCACTGACATCTGCGGTGAATCAAGGCATCGATCCCCTTCCTGTGTTTATATGCCTTGCCGTTGCCGGCAGTTTGGCGTTATCGACCCCGAGGGTTGCCACTACCAACGCGCTTGTCATGACGGCGGGTGATTACAAGCATAAAGATTTTATCATGATTGGGATATCCATACAGATCTTCATTGGCGTTATCATGGTGATCACAATCCCATGGTTCTTCCCTTTTTGA
- a CDS encoding MDR family MFS transporter — protein MGQEVNSAKVQNKKLRRPFILAAIMLAMFMNAIEGTIVSTAMPAIVSDLGGFSLYSWVFSGYLLMNAVTVLIYGKLSDILGRKPVLLFGIIVFLIGSLLCGFADSMTELIIYRFIQGFGAGAVAPVASTIVGDIYKNEERARVQGYLSSVWGISAVMGPALGGLLVESLTWKLVFWVNIPLGLLSFIGIWFFLHENIEKKKRDIDYLGATLLTLSISTLMVILVEGGVKWSWASAPVISLASVAIITFILFILQEKKAAEPMMPFEIWQERSILIANLVSLTTGVMMIGLSSFLPTFVQGVMERSPTVAGFTLTAMSIGWPIASMVSGRLLMKIGFKSTSLLGGCSLIVGSLILVWMKPEAGPLIAAMGSFFVGVGMGLTSTSFIVVIQKTVSWERRGIATASNMFMRNLGNTVGAALLGGIMNMRLQAYLNEHAPAGSGVTIDTANKLLNSEERMSLPENVVHALQEGLTLSLQTIYLIVLVFSVISFLLLTRLRKNKKA, from the coding sequence TTGGGCCAAGAAGTGAATAGTGCAAAGGTGCAGAATAAAAAATTGAGACGTCCCTTCATATTAGCTGCCATCATGTTGGCTATGTTTATGAACGCTATAGAAGGAACGATCGTTTCGACGGCAATGCCAGCCATTGTAAGTGATTTAGGCGGTTTTTCACTTTACAGCTGGGTGTTTTCAGGTTATTTGCTAATGAACGCGGTAACAGTCTTGATATATGGAAAGCTATCGGATATTCTCGGGAGAAAACCTGTTTTATTATTTGGAATCATTGTTTTTTTAATTGGCTCCCTTCTTTGCGGCTTTGCAGATTCCATGACGGAACTCATCATATATCGCTTTATACAAGGTTTTGGGGCGGGGGCTGTAGCTCCTGTAGCTTCGACAATTGTTGGTGATATTTATAAAAATGAAGAGAGGGCACGCGTTCAAGGGTATCTATCGAGCGTGTGGGGCATTTCGGCTGTCATGGGGCCAGCTTTGGGCGGCTTGCTTGTTGAATCCCTGACTTGGAAGCTTGTCTTCTGGGTAAATATCCCTTTGGGCTTATTATCTTTTATTGGGATTTGGTTTTTCCTTCATGAAAATATCGAAAAGAAAAAACGTGATATCGATTACCTAGGTGCAACGCTATTGACGTTATCCATATCTACTCTAATGGTGATACTCGTAGAAGGAGGAGTGAAATGGTCATGGGCTTCAGCTCCGGTCATTTCCTTGGCATCAGTGGCCATCATCACCTTTATCTTATTCATTCTTCAGGAAAAGAAAGCGGCCGAACCGATGATGCCATTTGAAATTTGGCAGGAGCGTTCCATTCTGATTGCCAATCTCGTATCCCTGACGACAGGGGTGATGATGATCGGATTATCAAGTTTCCTCCCTACATTCGTTCAGGGCGTGATGGAGCGTTCGCCTACGGTAGCTGGTTTTACATTGACAGCCATGTCTATTGGCTGGCCGATCGCATCAATGGTCTCTGGCAGGTTATTGATGAAAATAGGATTCAAATCAACCTCCCTCCTTGGAGGGTGTTCATTGATTGTTGGGAGCTTGATCCTAGTGTGGATGAAGCCGGAAGCTGGGCCCCTCATTGCTGCCATGGGATCCTTCTTTGTCGGTGTAGGCATGGGCTTGACTTCTACCTCATTCATTGTCGTCATTCAAAAAACCGTCAGCTGGGAACGAAGGGGCATTGCGACAGCTTCCAATATGTTCATGCGTAATTTAGGAAATACTGTAGGTGCTGCATTACTTGGAGGAATCATGAATATGAGGCTTCAAGCCTACTTGAACGAGCATGCGCCGGCTGGCTCGGGAGTGACGATAGATACGGCAAATAAACTGTTGAACAGTGAAGAACGCATGTCGCTTCCTGAAAATGTGGTGCATGCATTACAGGAAGGACTTACATTGTCATTACAGACGATTTATCTCATTGTTCTAGTCTTCTCTGTAATCAGCTTCCTGTTACTTACGAGACTAAGAAAGAATAAGAAGGCATAG
- a CDS encoding glutaredoxin family protein, with product MKDVTLYTQPDCPPCKIMKMFFDDNNVVYKEKDIKADGQARKELTNKYGAYSTPTVVIDGKAIVGFELDEIKKELDI from the coding sequence ATGAAAGACGTTACGCTATATACCCAACCTGATTGCCCTCCCTGCAAAATCATGAAAATGTTCTTTGACGATAATAATGTCGTTTACAAAGAAAAGGATATTAAAGCAGATGGACAAGCCCGAAAAGAATTAACGAATAAATACGGCGCCTATTCCACACCAACGGTCGTCATCGATGGGAAAGCCATTGTTGGTTTTGAATTGGACGAAATAAAAAAAGAACTGGATATATAA
- a CDS encoding metallophosphoesterase, with translation MNKTITRRTFLKKSLGTLATLTGLGIGGNYYAHNLEPKWLEIKHKIISHPLIPKGFHGMKMVQFSDTHLGFQFQLKDLQAIVNKINQLDPDVILFTGDLMDQPNKYKDYQKIPLVLNQLKAPLGKFSIYGNHDHGGYGSEIYSDIMEKSQFTMLQNTSTKITLLTAEKIVIAGVDDAMLGKPDFEKALAGIPEEVFTIMLSHAPDLADTSRNYDIQYQISGHSHGGQVQIPFAGALVTPPYAEKYREGTYEIDSLTLHVNRGLGTTRLPYRFLSRPELTVYEFQSEK, from the coding sequence TTGAATAAAACCATAACCAGAAGAACATTCTTAAAGAAAAGTCTTGGTACATTGGCTACCTTAACCGGTTTAGGTATTGGCGGAAACTATTATGCCCATAATTTGGAACCAAAATGGTTAGAAATCAAGCATAAAATCATCAGCCATCCGCTTATCCCAAAAGGTTTTCATGGCATGAAGATGGTCCAATTCAGTGATACGCATTTAGGCTTTCAATTTCAGCTTAAAGATTTACAAGCAATTGTCAATAAGATAAACCAACTGGACCCTGATGTTATTTTATTTACCGGAGATTTGATGGACCAGCCTAATAAATACAAGGATTACCAGAAAATACCTCTCGTTTTAAATCAGCTCAAAGCGCCACTTGGAAAATTCAGCATCTACGGTAACCATGATCATGGGGGATATGGCTCAGAAATTTACAGCGATATCATGGAAAAATCACAATTTACCATGTTGCAAAATACCTCAACTAAGATTACCTTATTAACCGCTGAAAAAATAGTCATTGCCGGGGTTGATGATGCAATGCTAGGAAAACCTGATTTTGAAAAAGCACTAGCTGGCATCCCTGAAGAAGTGTTCACCATTATGCTTTCGCATGCCCCTGACCTTGCCGACACATCAAGGAATTATGACATCCAGTATCAAATAAGCGGTCACAGTCACGGAGGACAAGTACAAATCCCCTTTGCCGGTGCCCTTGTAACTCCCCCATACGCTGAAAAGTACCGTGAAGGCACATATGAAATCGATTCTTTAACGTTACATGTCAATAGAGGGCTTGGCACAACCCGTCTCCCATATCGTTTCCTTTCACGTCCGGAGTTGACTGTTTACGAATTCCAATCCGAAAAATGA
- a CDS encoding sulfite exporter TauE/SafE family protein, protein MFGPGQATMLMYTFLRNGATYLQSLAFTRFQTFISCTAASITYFIAGNIAWGIAIYYTIGSLIGSQLALRVAQKISTRQLKFILHSVTVALLIQLVIRVAFP, encoded by the coding sequence ATGTTCGGACCCGGACAGGCAACCATGCTCATGTATACCTTTTTAAGAAATGGTGCCACCTACCTTCAATCCCTGGCCTTTACTAGATTCCAAACTTTCATTAGCTGTACAGCTGCATCCATTACCTATTTCATTGCCGGTAACATTGCATGGGGGATTGCCATTTATTACACGATCGGTTCCCTTATCGGATCACAGCTGGCCTTGCGTGTGGCGCAAAAAATCTCGACTCGACAATTGAAATTCATTTTACATTCGGTTACGGTCGCATTGTTGATTCAATTGGTCATCAGGGTCGCGTTCCCTTAA
- the cbpB gene encoding cyclic-di-AMP-binding protein CbpB → MIGTHDGDLLESSVKDLMISSERVAHVQVTNNLEHALLVLTKSGYTAIPVLDPMYKLHGLISTPVILDSILGLERIEFDNLENKKVSEIMNIEIPRLHIEDTLTKGVELLIDHPFVCVENDEHVFEGILTRRAILKKVFKQNTPDK, encoded by the coding sequence ATGATCGGTACTCATGATGGGGATTTATTGGAATCCAGCGTTAAAGACTTAATGATTTCTTCTGAACGCGTGGCCCACGTGCAGGTAACCAATAATTTAGAACATGCACTATTGGTATTAACAAAGAGCGGTTATACGGCCATTCCTGTGTTAGATCCGATGTATAAACTGCATGGTTTAATTAGCACACCAGTCATTCTTGATTCAATCTTGGGACTGGAACGAATTGAATTTGATAATCTTGAGAATAAAAAAGTTTCCGAAATAATGAATATAGAAATACCTCGCCTGCATATTGAAGATACATTGACCAAGGGAGTTGAATTGTTGATTGATCATCCTTTTGTCTGTGTGGAGAATGACGAACATGTATTTGAAGGTATCTTAACGAGAAGAGCAATCCTAAAAAAGGTATTTAAACAAAATACACCCGATAAATAA
- a CDS encoding YkuJ family protein codes for MSQLQGILTRLKSLQEQAKESESAQRFFEIDGVKKCQVTYFSKTEMFELEVYSDKGKSSKYQFDNIDMITIEIFDLLQS; via the coding sequence ATGTCTCAATTACAGGGCATCCTTACCAGATTGAAAAGTCTTCAAGAGCAAGCGAAGGAATCTGAATCTGCTCAACGTTTTTTTGAAATAGATGGTGTGAAAAAGTGCCAGGTTACATATTTCAGCAAAACAGAAATGTTCGAGCTTGAAGTATACAGTGATAAAGGGAAATCATCCAAATATCAATTCGATAATATTGATATGATTACCATTGAAATCTTTGATCTTCTTCAATCTTAA
- the crcB gene encoding fluoride efflux transporter CrcB, giving the protein MIEVFSVFIGGFFGAASRYVLQIIFNRLLPAVSIPISILLINLIGSFGLGMALPQKESWSLSLQVFLTIGFLGAFTTFSTFSMETLELIRKHRYIDSLIYITVSVLGCIGTFLCGYLSMI; this is encoded by the coding sequence TTGATTGAGGTTTTTTCAGTTTTTATAGGGGGCTTTTTTGGAGCGGCCTCTAGATATGTCTTGCAGATTATTTTTAATAGGCTATTGCCAGCCGTCTCAATACCCATTAGCATTTTACTGATCAACCTTATAGGTTCCTTTGGGCTCGGAATGGCGTTGCCACAGAAAGAAAGCTGGTCTTTATCTTTGCAGGTTTTTCTGACAATAGGTTTCCTGGGTGCTTTTACGACCTTTTCAACATTCAGTATGGAAACACTTGAACTTATTAGGAAACACCGTTATATAGATAGCCTTATCTATATAACGGTGTCTGTTTTAGGGTGTATCGGAACTTTCCTGTGCGGCTATTTAAGCATGATATAA
- a CDS encoding EAL domain-containing protein, which yields MDTEKILKNLDRVTPFFQPIFSADQHQVIGYEILGRYEEQSEYKSLGPFFHDSAVPEEYRVEVDNYVLEIALERIKDYGEDFLIFINRDPNLLMLDHGEEFMEILHRHFQPEEMHRIVLELSDTISPENLDPLQHVLAYFRTYGIKIALDHLGQDTQLDRIAQISPNILKVNLDQLRISGGDAYQVILFSLSMLARKIGANLLFENIESEYQLRFAWKNGGRYYQGYFLAKPEGEFINKDLLREKFHQECQSFISLETKKLEAVYQKTLQFNENMQNFLKQQKRNGSHEEFLGILAKKMDSVCFRLYICDEEGYQKSPNILHKDGQWLVQPSYMNKNWSWRPYFLENIVKMRNEKKGRLSDLYSDIETGETIRTFSYPLNNKEYIFCDLSYSYLYENEALL from the coding sequence ATGGATACAGAAAAGATATTAAAGAATTTAGACAGGGTGACACCATTCTTTCAACCGATTTTCAGTGCAGATCAACATCAGGTAATCGGGTATGAAATTCTGGGGCGCTATGAGGAACAATCGGAATATAAAAGCCTTGGCCCTTTTTTTCACGATTCTGCAGTGCCGGAAGAGTATAGGGTGGAAGTGGATAATTACGTACTTGAAATTGCTTTGGAGAGAATAAAAGACTATGGTGAAGATTTTCTTATCTTTATCAACAGAGATCCTAATTTGCTTATGCTGGATCATGGCGAAGAATTCATGGAGATTTTACATCGTCATTTTCAACCGGAGGAAATGCACCGGATCGTGCTGGAATTATCAGACACGATCAGTCCGGAAAACTTGGATCCTTTGCAGCATGTGCTTGCTTACTTCAGAACATATGGGATTAAGATAGCTTTAGATCATTTAGGACAAGATACACAATTGGACCGAATCGCACAGATTTCTCCGAATATTTTAAAAGTTAACCTGGACCAGCTTCGCATTTCAGGTGGAGATGCCTATCAGGTCATCCTGTTTTCTCTAAGCATGCTTGCACGAAAAATCGGCGCCAATTTACTATTTGAGAACATTGAATCCGAATACCAGCTTCGTTTTGCATGGAAGAATGGGGGACGATATTATCAAGGGTATTTTTTGGCGAAACCGGAAGGCGAATTCATTAATAAAGATTTACTTCGTGAAAAATTCCATCAAGAATGTCAGTCCTTCATTTCTTTAGAGACCAAGAAGCTTGAAGCCGTTTATCAAAAGACTTTGCAATTCAACGAGAATATGCAAAATTTCTTAAAACAGCAAAAGCGGAACGGCTCCCATGAAGAGTTTCTCGGTATTTTGGCGAAAAAGATGGATTCCGTATGTTTTCGGCTTTATATTTGTGATGAAGAGGGGTACCAAAAATCCCCCAATATCCTACATAAGGATGGGCAATGGTTAGTCCAGCCCAGTTATATGAATAAAAATTGGAGTTGGAGACCTTATTTTCTCGAAAATATCGTAAAGATGCGCAATGAGAAAAAAGGAAGACTATCCGATTTATACAGTGATATCGAAACGGGGGAAACGATACGGACCTTTTCATATCCCCTGAATAATAAGGAATACATTTTCTGTGATCTTTCTTATAGTTATTTATATGAAAATGAGGCACTATTATAA